CTCGAATTGTTCGTATTCCCCTTTGGCATCCGGATCGCGCCCGGTCAGGTAATCAGGGATTTCCTTGACCTGCCGGTAAACAAGGGATGCGAGCTCTTCTAGCTGAACCAGCTTTCCCGCGCTACCCGTAAGCTCTTCCACCACCTGTTTTTCCCGGTAGCTGGCCACAAGCTGGGTTAAAAGGCTAAAAGTGCTGGAAAGAAAAAGAATTCCAAAAGCGTATTGCACCTTTTCACGAAGACCCATTTGCCATTCCTCCGCGTCGAATTGCCCTGCATGCGGTGTTCCAAAACGCCTCGCTGGGATTTTTTAGAGCCAGCAGTCGACTTTTGTCAGGGTTTTGCCTTAAATGGGGCCTGTTGAGGTCGGGAGGAGGAATGCCCAAAAACGCGCTAGAAGAACTTTCTACTAGCCAGTTACCCACCCAACTGTGGGAAATTTCACCCAGCGTGAGGACGTGTCCCCAAGCAGATGGGGTAGGGACGAAGAGTCCTAGCGGGTGAACCGGAGAGGGAGAGAGCACGCAATCGTCAAACAAGCTACAGCCTTTTTCGTCGGCACCGAGAGCTCGAAGCTTGGCACGCAAGTTGCAGAAGTTTTCCGCCCCATGAACGGGAAAAACCCCCCGATTGGGAGTTTCCTTTTTCTTTTTCTCTTTCTTTCGGTTCCACTCACCCAAGGGCATTCCCAGCCTAATCCCTCGGCGGAGAGCGATGTTCAAGCGTCCCAACCGGCCTCCCAGGGCAGTCAGGTCAGTCCGTTGGAACTCCCTGAAGTGACTGTAGTTGGAGTAACGCCCATTCCTAGTGTGGGTCTGCCCCCTACCCATGTCGCGGGCAATGTACAATCGGCTGAGGACGAGGACATCCATCGCTTGGAGAGCTTAAATCTTGCCCAGTTCTTAAATCGCCAGCTAAACGACGTGACAATCACCGAATTTAGCGAAAATCCTTTCCAACCGGACATTCTCTATCGAGGTTTCTTTGCCTCTCCGGTCATCGGAACTCCGATTGGCATTTCGATCTATCAGGACGGAGTAAGAATTAATGAGCCTTTTGCCGATGTCATCTTGTGGGATTTAGTGCCGCGGGTGGCTATTGCCAACTTGGACCTCATTCCAGGTTCAAACCCGCTTTTTGGGCTTAACACTTTAGGAGGTTCGCTTTCCCTCCGGACCAAGTCCGGTTTTAGCCATCCCGGAACCCAGGTAGAATCCTACGCGGGCTCTTTTGGACGAAAATTCTTAGAGGTGCAACATGGAGGCTCACAAGGACCTTTCGACTGGTTTTTTGGTGGAGACTTTGTGGAGGAAGATGGCTGGAGAAAGTTTTCTCCTTCCAATCTCCACCAGTTTTTTGCCAAAGCGGGATACCAGGAACAAGGGACGGATGTCGACCTCTCGTACACCTTTGCCAAGAATAAACTCCTTGGCTTAGGGCTGACCCCAGAAAGCTTCTTAGCCATCGATCCCGCAAATATCTACACGGCTCCCGATCCATTTCGCGATGAACTTCATATGGTAACCCTTAACGTCCACCAAGAATGGGCCAAAGACTGGACTTTTGCAGCCACGACCTACTATCGGGGGAACTCCATTGATAGCTTAGGAGGAGATGTTGCGGAGAACGCCGATCAATTCCGCGGATTTGGTTTTCCCTTAGATGCCCAAGCTTTCGACGAAGAAGGGAATATCATTCCAGCAGCTGTCCTTCATCTAGTCCACCTAAAGGAGGACCAGGGAGGTGCAACCCTCCAATTCCAAAGGGACGCTCCCTTTTTAGGGAAAGAAAACCTCTTCATTGCCGGGATGGGTTGGGACTACGGCCAAAGTTACTTTACCCAGGCAAATCAGCCCGCAGGTTTTTCAGTGGAGAGGATCACCATCCCGATCGCACCGGTGGAAGCACCCCGTTTCAACGTGCGAACGATCGACAATTACGGAGCCGTCTACTTTACGGACACATTTTCTTTGGCCCCCTTTCTCCACCTCACCCCAAGTCTTCGATGGCAATGGGCCGAGGTAAATCTTGCAGGATTCGGGACCGATGAGGAAGGAGTACAGCACGATCTTGGCGGTACTCACGTATTTGACCGTGTTAATCCGGCCGTCGGCATCACCTGCCAGCCTCTTTTATGGGCAGGCATCGAAAAACCTCCTTTGCAGGATCTTACGGTTTACTTCGATTATAACGAAGGATTTCGCATTCCGACCCCTGTAGAACTGGTCGGGGCTAACCCCGCAGTTCCCGTTCTCCTCCCCAATGCCTTCCTTTCAGACCCTCCTCTG
This Candidatus Methylacidithermus pantelleriae DNA region includes the following protein-coding sequences:
- a CDS encoding TonB-dependent receptor — its product is MNGKNPPIGSFLFLFLFLSVPLTQGHSQPNPSAESDVQASQPASQGSQVSPLELPEVTVVGVTPIPSVGLPPTHVAGNVQSAEDEDIHRLESLNLAQFLNRQLNDVTITEFSENPFQPDILYRGFFASPVIGTPIGISIYQDGVRINEPFADVILWDLVPRVAIANLDLIPGSNPLFGLNTLGGSLSLRTKSGFSHPGTQVESYAGSFGRKFLEVQHGGSQGPFDWFFGGDFVEEDGWRKFSPSNLHQFFAKAGYQEQGTDVDLSYTFAKNKLLGLGLTPESFLAIDPANIYTAPDPFRDELHMVTLNVHQEWAKDWTFAATTYYRGNSIDSLGGDVAENADQFRGFGFPLDAQAFDEEGNIIPAAVLHLVHLKEDQGGATLQFQRDAPFLGKENLFIAGMGWDYGQSYFTQANQPAGFSVERITIPIAPVEAPRFNVRTIDNYGAVYFTDTFSLAPFLHLTPSLRWQWAEVNLAGFGTDEEGVQHDLGGTHVFDRVNPAVGITCQPLLWAGIEKPPLQDLTVYFDYNEGFRIPTPVELVGANPAVPVLLPNAFLSDPPLAPVVARTYEVGMRGKFGEAGMQWNLSFYRIDVTNDILFLTVPGPTAARGFFQNIAADRRDGVEVGIRGSWQKLHYYANWSFCEATYQTTATLMTNQGPETIHPGDRIPSIPQQLAKVGVEYELLPGWLLGADLQYVSTSFLRSDDANRFPTLPEYVILNVQSRYRISPNVEVFALATNVLNERFFTTGMMLPNFFTGTPGGGTAERFLAPGAPIGGWAGLRIHF